CAGGGCTCCCTGGGCAGTAGCAGCTTTGACAGATACCAATGTGAAAGCAGCAATATTAGAGGATTCTGGAAAATTCATCACATTGTGATCTGTAACCCAGCTTGGTAGGAGCAGGTATTTCATCATCATAGTTTATGAAGCAAAACGAAGGTTTGTCTTCAAACGATTAAGGTAGTTAAGATCCTGCTGTAACCATTGGAACCACTTAAACCAGGTGCAAATGCAGTTCTTCCTAAAATACCAGATGATTGAGCCTCATAAGTGTTGATTCTGGAAGCATTCATTGACTGCActttgacattttttaaatgctcCAGTTTTGCGAGAGATCTGACTATTGGTCAATGTGGAACTTCTCTTTTACTGTTGGTTTTAGTTATCCCCGAAAATTCTGTGAAAGAATTCCTCAGAGCACCTGGTACCATCAAGGACAGAATTAAGAAGTTGCTTGCTCACAAGAATAACAtgagaaagaagataaaaatgaaaaacatcgcAGAACCCAGAGGGACGCCCACCCCAAAGGTTGACTCGGAGCCCTTCAGCTCTGAAGAGAGCATTTCCAGAGATGGGAACCctcacagagaaaagaagaggaatggatacagaaaaaaagaaaggctggAGGATGAGAACATAGATGAGAACCATGTGGAGCAGGAGCAAAGCCTTCGTGGAGATGTATTTTGTGAGTATCAAGTATGACTTTTGTTAATTTATGCATCTCACGAAAAGTGAATTGTAGTTTTCCCTGGCAGATGACAGGAAAGAGGAAGGTGCCGTAACTAAGATGGTGAAGTGAAGTGTGAcagttggtcgctcagtcgtgtccagctctttaccaccccaaggactgtagtccacggggctcctctgcccgtggaatgaGTAGCCAatccctactccagggaatcttcccaaccccgggatagaaccctggtctcccacattgcaggcagattctttactgcctgagccgccagggaagcctaagtAAGATGGGGTCAGCTTTAAATCTTAAGAAGCAGGGTTCTCTATACGGTCTGGAAACTAACATCTTCTGCAGAACAAAATCACATTTGCTGCTGTGGGATGCACGGAAGGTCAGTCCTTTCCACTTACCTGGGACGTGTCCTATTTGATGCAGCCTCTCCTTCTGCTCCTGACCAAGGAGACCTGCTTGTCCTGCCAGCTCAGTCATCTGGCTGCCCAGCTCTGGGTGCAGTGTACCCCTAAACCCCAGAGAGATTCCCCCCACCCAGGTAGATTTGCTGAGCTCTACCTTTTTCCTTCTTGAAGGCACTTTTTACAGGCACACTCAGTGAAAGGAGAATGTCAGAGTTGTGtggttataattttaaaaggtaaaatagaGGAACATTCTATATAGAGCTTAAGCTTCAGATTTCTACATGAGCCGGAGAATCACCATTGTCACTGGTGGCTGTGCGGAGCCATCATCAGCCTCGGCCCCTGCAGGGGAATTTCCATGTTGACCCAGCCTGGGACTTTCCCTTCCATTCTCACCAGGCATCCGTTGCCCCCTCTCTATTTTGCCTTGTCTGTGCTTgccccattgttgttgttcagtcgctcagtagtgtccaactctttgcgaccccatggcctgcagcatgccaggcttccctgtccttcaccatctcctggagcctactcaaactcatgtccattgattcagtgataccatccagccgtttcatcctctgttgtccccttctcctcctgccttcaatctttcccagcatcaaggtcttttctaaggagtcagttcttcccatcaggtggccaaagtactggagcttcagcttcagcatcaatccttccaatgactattcaggattgatttcctttaggattgactggtttgatcgcgttgcagaccaagggactctcaagaatcttctccaacaccacagcttgaaagcattagttcttcagtgctcagccttctttatggtccaacccttacATCTATatctaactactggaaaaaaccataattttgactctatggatcttTGTCtccaaagtcatgtctctgctttttaatatgctgtgtttaGGTTAGCTAGGTGATGCCTAATGGGGTCCACTGGGGGCACCTTTCAAAAAAGATGTTCTAGATGTGGAAACTGGCACCGATATGAATGCTTTGGAAATGTTAGGGAAACACTGCTGTAACCTACTCTGTAAGTAGAACACAGCTGTCCCTTGGTATCCCCGGGGGATTGGTCCCAGGAACCCCTGCAGACAcaaaaatccatggatgctcaagttttatataaaatggtgcagtatTCATACATAACCTAAACACATCCTCCCCTATACTTTAAGTAGTCTCTAGATTACTTAAAAGACCTAGTACAATGTAAATACTGTGTAAATGGTTTCCTGGTATGCAagacaaattcaagttttgctctttggaactttctggatggttttaaaaaaatattttcaacctgtcattggttgaatctgtggatatgGAGCCCATGGTTACGAAAGGACAGCTATGTATGataagccatatatgataaaccctcttcattcattgattcataCCTTCTTAGTATGTGGGGCTTTAGGGATTTCTTTTTACTCATCGCATGTTCATTGTTAGCCTCTAAGGTGAATGAAGCGAGTGAAGTTGATCTGGTTCTGGTGCAAAGAAAAACTACATCATCCCATCTGAAACACAAAGGTGAGTAGCATATATTAGGAGTGAGTATATTTTAGGAGTACTAGCACTCGTAAAGAACATTGAAGAATGGAAGCAAGCATTAcctggcatcttttaattttagaagttagaaataaaatatcttttctgGAATAGGGGAAATACGggttaagaagaaaggaaagtgagAGAAGGGGCCGTGTGTTTGTACTGGCTTAGATATATCTAGATGGACAGCCTGGATTCCAATCTAGTTTAGGAGTCAGGTCTAGTTCCAGCCCTCAGTGTTTGGAGGACTTGGTCAAATCACTTATGACTCTCAGTTTTACTTTCTTGAAAATGGGCACGATTGGAGAATTTTTGTGGCAGCCACATCAAATGATGTAATGTACCTGAAAATGCTTTGCAAATCATTAATGCGTCAACAACCAGTTGCTGCCCCTTATCTCTTcagcttttcccctttctttgccCTTCCTTTATTCCTTAGTATAAACTGCAAAAGCGCCCCATTCCAAGCCAGAGCCTGGCATTCGTTACAAATCAGAAACATCTCagtctttcctctttttcccagTGGTAACTTCTGACACCTACATCAGAGGTCAAgacttttttctgtaaagggccagagggTGACTATTTCAGGCTTTGTGAGCCATACACTCTCTGTTGCATCTGTCAGCTCTATCACTGCAGCTCAAAAGCAGCCACAATCTGTAAATGAATAGGCATGGTgtgtttcagtaaaactttatttgcaagaACAAGCAGTGGGCCAGGATGTTAGTTTGCTGACCCCAATCTACATAAAAGTAACTGGAGGCACTGGGTCAAAGGTTGTGCTAGCTGACCCTGTAATCCATGCAGTTGTTAGGATTTCTTAAATGAACATTTGTTAGATCAAGCCCCTGGGTGCCAGATGGTTCAACAAAAGACCACAAAAGAAATTGAAATAGCAAGTTTATTACTCCAGGTCTTGGGGAACGACTTGGCGTGGCCTCCAGGGGCCCTAGAGGGAAGTCCAGGCAGAACGTGGGGCACACGCCTCTATGAGGGTCCATGTGTGTGTAGTGCTTTGGGCTTGCTGGGCTAAGGTTGTATTGACGGATTCCAACGAAAACAATTGGGGTGTTAGTAAACTTCAGGGGGCTCTTATCTAAGGCAGACACAAGGCCCTGAGAAGCAGGGGAGGGTGTCAATCACAGGGGACATTGGGAAAGTCATATGAGGAACTCACTTTTACGAGTGACTCCATGGGCTCTTATCTAGGACTTGCACTTGCTTGAGGGCTAATGCCAGTTTAAGGTCCTCGCAGACTGCAGGGCCAAACTAAATGGATACCAAGACAGCCATACTtagctaaactttttttttaattgaaatatatttcattgacaatgttgtgttagtttccgctgCACAGCAgagtgatccagttatacattcatatgaatatatttatttttgcattctttcccattatggcttgtcataggatattgaatatagtcccctgtgctatgcagtaggactttgttgtttaccCATCCTACagataatagtttgcatcttttAGTCCCAAATTCCCTAAACTCTTGACAGCAACTGCAAACATGGCCACACCTTCCAAAGATCCCAATGTTAAAACATTTCCTAATCCTCTTAATGATGCTGAAATGCACCCTTTTTCTTAACACATTTAAATATCTCAGTTGACTGCACCTTTGACCGTGGCGTCTGTGACTGGAAACAGGATATAGAAGATGATTTCGACTGGAATCCTGCAGACAGAGATAATGGTATGTAGTCTTCACTGATCCATGTCCTGTGATCTGGCCCCAGAATTAAAGCTATCCAATGATTCGAGGGTAATTGTTCTCATTGCTTGTGAAGTCAGGGTTCTTTGTCACCTTTGGAAGCTTTCAGACTTTCCCAAGTCTCCCCTGATAAATGATTGACTTAGTCCGTTTCCCACCCACCTACCCCGTAAAGGATTCTCCAGCAAACTTCTTCCGTATTCACTCCCCTGCTgctgagacacagatgtatgacTTTGTATAAGGTTTCAGAGTATTCGGGAAAAGGTAGAAGGAAGTTGCTTCTTTTCCCCAGTTTACCAGCTATGGTgctctgtggttttcttttgaGTTTAGGAGGAGGGGGGAAGGACTCTGGAAAGGAAATATTAATATGACCTCTCCCTACACCTGGAGTTTTAGGAGCGTCACCCCTCAGAGCACTGCAATCATAATGAGCAGCAGATCAGCACTCTGAACTCCTGGACTGGACTTGCCCACCTATCGCtggaggatttctttctttccagttaaCCTTGAATTTTTCTCTGCCGAAGCTCTGAGTTGCCTACTTTCCACTGTCTACCTTTGAAGGGCTCTAACTTCCTTTGAGGCAGAGCATTTGGTTGGCAGATCCCATTTGGAGCATAAATAGAATTTTGGTCATCTAAGGCTGACTCTGTAATTAGAAATAACTGTTATACTTTCAGGAAGTCTGGTTCTTTACTCATCAAAGTGTTTCTTTGGAGAGGTTTATGCCCAGCGCTCAGGTAAAAGATCCTTCTAGATCCTTCCTTGACACTGATTCTTCCCTGAGAGCCTTCCTTGCAAGCCCTTACATGCAATCAGGAAACCTGGGTATCTCCTAACAAAAATTCCTTTTACAACGTGGGATAGAGGTAGAGGATAGAAGTTCCCTATTTACAAACACCTGATTTGCAAATAACCCTGAGGTTCACTCAACACGGGATGAATGAGCATTTTTAGAAGGatgaaatctcaaggacagatcAAAGTGGGCTTGAACTGGAGTAAAAGGGAAACCTACCACAGTGGGTCACAAAAGACTGTAGCTAGTAGAGCTGCTAGATAAAATGTAGGATGCCTCAATTTCAGATAATCAGCACATGCTGTTTAGTATATCTCAGACATGTTGTTTATGTGAAATGCAAACTCCACAGGGAATTCTGGACTTTTATTCTCTGAATTTGGCAAACTTACTAACTGGGGAAGAAGAACAGGCAGTCTCTGGGTCCAGTGAAAACTAAAGCAATGTCAATCTGGGCCCTGAGAATGTCTCTAGGAGTTGAACTACCAGAAAACTCCACCCACCCACCGAGTCTTTCTCCTGGCTTCTAGAGGAATATCTTCTTTCTGTCAACTTCTCCAAACCCCACCCTTTGAGAGTTTTTGTCCTAGTCCATCAAAGCCACAACCATAAGGCTGCAGATGAGCAAATATCCACTATACTGGTTACAAAATTCTTGGGAAAAGGATCTGAGAAACAGGTGATCTGTGTTCCTACCATCTTCAAGCAGAACTTGGAGTGACACGTTGCACATGGTGGCTGAGCTCCATGATACCATTAGTACAGATTCATGTATGTTGTGAATTAAATACCACACTGTGGACCCACCTAACCAGCTAGCCATCGTACATACAACTCAGTGGAGAAATGCATTCCAGGGTCAAACAACCAAGGTGGAAAGTTCTGGAATACAAGTTTTCTGTTAGCTGAAAATTATCTACAGTGCTCAAAGACCATTAAATTAGATTCTTACCCCATACCTACTACTACCAAGTTTGTGAATGTGAGCAGATTCCTCAGTTTCTCTAactctcagtttccttctctacaGAGCAAAGAATTTTAGCCCTAGGATTCTAAAATTCATGTTAGCATGAAAATTTTGTTcctaaatatttgaaatgaaaaggACTTGAGCTTCCCCTATAGGCGCCTATTGTTCATTTTTTAACAGCTGTTTTATTCACTGTAGCCAAACCCTTTGCAATGGCCCCATTAACTGTgggtttttcttctcttccagctCTTGGCTACTATATGGCTGTTTCAGCCCTGAGAGGTCAGAAGAAGGACATCGGCCGTTTGAAACTTCTCCTCCCCAACCTGCGACCCCACAGTAACTTCTGTTTGCTCTTTCATTACCGGCTGGCTGGACACAAAGTAGGGAAGCTTAGAGTGTTTGTAAAAAATAGTAACAATGCCCTGCCTGGGAGAAAACCAGGAGCACCAATGAACAGTGGAGGATGGGGAAAATTCAGCTGTATCACGGAATTGATACTCCCAAAAGCGTAAGTGGAAAACTGTATAAAATGAgatatttacattctttttcagtgacttaaacaaagcaaaacacttCCTGAAGTACCTAGGTCCTGGGGCTACAGAGATGAATAAGACTTTCCCCTCCACTTAAAGAGCTTATATTCTGGAGTGAAATAGGCAAGGTAGTTATAACGATAATACTTGTCAGGTGCAGGCATATCATATTCTGTGGAAATGAACTGCTCATGTGTCAGGCTCCTCCCACCAACTTCCTTCCAAACCAGGCTCTAAATCCCTTACTACATAAAAGCACATCCTGCTCATTGATTCTGTGCCCAGCACTTATCACAATGAATGGAAACCAGAAGgtcattttccaaaatatttattttattcaagtatagttaaTCTATAATGTTGTGTTCCTCTCTGCTGTACAGGTGATTGAGTTCTACCTCTATATACAGTAAGTCCCTGCATATGAGTGAGTTCTCTTCCTAGAACGCATTTGTAAGTCCAACCAATTTAGCCAAGGTACCCGTCTAACTCAactggctatatagtactgtactgtaataggtttataatacttttcacacaaataatacataaaaaacacagcaaataaagaaaacattttaaatcttacagtacagtacctcaAAAAGCAGAGTAGTGCcgtacaacagctggcacacaggggctggcatcaagtggACAGGCAAGGAGAGTTACGATGGAGGAGGGCGAGGAGGTGGGAGCTGGCAGAGCTGAAGGAccgtcagcaataggagacagagggcGAGCTGTAATGTCACTCATGCCCAATGTGAATGGAAGGTACGTTCGCATCTCTGAAAGCTAGAAACTTGAAGgctcatatgtaggggacttaactGTAACGCTTCTTCctaatcttttccattatggtttgtcacaaggtactgaatagagttccccgTGCCCTGCAGGAGGACCtcgctgtttatccattctctaatagtttgcatctgctaaccccacattcccaacccacccctcccccaccccaccttggtCACCGCAAGTCTGCCCTCTatgtctgcgagtctgtttctgttttgtagataggttcgcttgtctcatattttattttatttatgttttggccCCAATGtgccacatgcaggatcttagttccccgactagggatcaaacccttgccccctgcattgggactgcagagtcttaagcactggactgccagggaagtccacatttgtgtcacattttagattccacatatgactGGCATCACATGGTGTTggtctttccctgtctgacttacttcacttaatgtgatattctctaggtccatccatgttagtTCCTggcccaggcattgaacctgggccctgacAGTGCAAGCTCCAAGTCCTAACCAAAAGACCTTCCCAGTTACTATCTTAtatatgatagtgtatatatacattaatcccagtctcccagtgtATGCCTCCTTACTCCtgtcccctttggtaaccctgtttgttttctatgtctgtggctcTGTTTTGTAGATACATTTATATGTACTATTTTTCCCacgatttttttaagattccatatataaatcaaatcacatttgtctttctatgtcttACTTCATTCAGTAGGACCAActagatccatccatattgttgcaaatggcattatctcattcttttttatggctgagtaatattccattatgccGCACCTTCTGTTCccttcatctgccgatggacatctaggttgcttccataactTGGCTACTGTAGACAgctctgcaatgaacattggaatgCATATGTCTTTTCGAATTACAGTTTTCTGTgcacctaggagtgggattggcCTATCATACAGTagctctgtgtttattttttaagggaCTACCATACAGATCTCCCAAGTGGCTGTACAAATTTGCATTCCCACGAGTGGAGTAGGAAGATTCACGACGATAATTAAATCTCTTCTGGCCTGggttttgaaaagaaaactgtACTATTCCTTTagtgttgcttttttttcttctaaaaaagaaagaattctaaaATTTCCTCTTAAACTTTACTGTTCTCAGCTTTCCAGGGCTTTCCAGATTCTTTTAGGTGTTGTAGGAGCCCTGTTTTCTCTGATTGTAATTCACTCAGTGTAGATACCAGGCATCCGGAAAATACATTAGCATATATTCAATGTCAAAGGCTGTTTCTATGGAATAGGGACATATGAATTGTGTTCAGTTTAATAGCAATTAAATAGTGGGACTTTatcattgctttaaatatttgCAAGTAATTTTTTATTCCCTCTCCATTATTAGATCATTTTTGAAGCTGAATGTGGCAAGGGCAAGACTGGAGAAATTGCAGTGGACGACGTCTTGCTGGTTTCAGGCTTATGTCTAGATGGCCTTTTACCTGTGGATGGTTGAATGTTACTGTTatcttttatatctttatatttggCTTTTTATGTCAGTTCTCTGTTTTTTGACAGTATATCATAGATCCCCCCCATTTTAGAAATACAATCTGAAAAACTGTGGTGTTCAAACAGACTCATTAATGTGAGATGCCTTTCTTGTATACAATATACTGATATTTGCTTTAAATATAGTACCATTGTGTCTTCTCATTCATTACTGAGTCTATAAAACTTGGACGTATCAGttcagccctccccaccccagtacATGTGATGTGTCTACATGACTTGATGAACCACTTTATGTAACATTTCtagaattacaaaaaaaaaataaagcagcacaGAGAAGTGTTTAACTATTTGACTTTTATGGCACTTCTTGGAAACTATAACATCACAGATAGACTTTTACCTAAGTTGCTTAGCCAGATATTTCACAACCAAGTTTGTATATTTAAGTCCTTTGTAATAATAATATCCAAATAGTCACCTTGTGTCATGGTTTAAGTTTTTCTAAGTAAGAAAATGTGTTGTTAATTGTATGTTTAATTATGTGTAAGGTTATTTGCTTTGCTAGAAAatgtgttttatacttttttctgtgaaaatacttatattatttttaacttatattcttaaaaattcttaaaattacttGCTATTATGGAAACACATGACTGCTTTTGTAGGCCTCATAACTATGAGACCAATTAGCTTAAGTTGTTGAATTGAAGGTGTCGGAGAATTATTGAAAATCAAAATTATGCTAGTAACCAGATTCCAAAAAGACTATTGCCCCTTGTCTATTTCGTTTTTCTTCCAAATTCAAGAACTTGTTTGTGTGGTAATGAATCCTGAGTGTACTTTCCTGTGGATAAAAGTATATTCTGTTTTAAGATTCTAGGTTGGAAGGTGGTTCAGGACAACTCCCAAACAGAAGATTCCCCAGATATTTGCCTATTTGCCCTGGAAGCGACGAAGGCATTGACCTGTAAAAGGAAGGAAAGTGAGACCGTGTCCACCTACTAATCCTTAAAATTTGTAGCTTTTTTCTTAGAGTTTTTTTCATATTGAAAGTCATAGTAATCcttcttcttctttgtctttttcttttaaataagaaggattatttaaaagaaaaaaaaaacaagaa
This portion of the Capra hircus breed San Clemente chromosome X unlocalized genomic scaffold, ASM170441v1, whole genome shotgun sequence genome encodes:
- the LOC102173545 gene encoding LOW QUALITY PROTEIN: epidermal growth factor-like protein 6 (The sequence of the model RefSeq protein was modified relative to this genomic sequence to represent the inferred CDS: inserted 1 base in 1 codon), giving the protein MLKLKLESDKHYARYINECAANTHACSLHANCLNTQGSFKCKCKQGYKGSGLQCALIPENSVKEFLRAPGTIKDRIKKLLAHKNNMRKKIKMKNIAEPRGTPTPKVDSEPFSSEESISRDGNPHREKKRNGYRKKERLEDENIDENHVEQEQSLRGDVFSSKVNEASEVDLVLVQRKTTSSHLKHKVDCTFDRGVCDWKQDIEDDFDWNPADRDNALGYYMAVSALRGQKKDIGRLKLLLPNLRPHSNFCLLFHYRLAGHKVGKLRVFVKNSNNAXAWEKTRSTNEQWRMGKIQLYHGIDTPKSIIFEAECGKGKTGEIAVDDVLLVSGLCLDGLLPVDG